In Macadamia integrifolia cultivar HAES 741 chromosome 13, SCU_Mint_v3, whole genome shotgun sequence, one DNA window encodes the following:
- the LOC122058751 gene encoding heat stress transcription factor B-4-like, which produces MALMLDNCEGIMLSLDSHKSVPAPFLTKTYQLVDDPSTDHIVSWGEDDTTFVVWRPPEFARDLLPNYFKHNNFSSFVRQLNTYGFRKIVPDRWEFANEFFKKGEKHLLCEIHRRKTSHQPHIPINHHHNLHHQHSQISCGGGGVPTFFPFSSRVSISPSDSDEQANWCDSSPLSSPSGGGGGTAPPGGGGGFTGGGGVCTSSSSSVTALSEDNERLRQSNSMLLSELAHMRKLYNDIIYFVQNHVRPVAPSNSYPSSHHLLLSNNNNPPSSSSITTQPCVTSNNNTPMMVHQKPLHQLLGLYHHHSTTPPKQAQQQVKGSCFNSSSSNSSTTALSDSHQEPNNNNNSTSRLMKLFGVPLHSKKRLHPEPMTVETNKARLVLSKGELGLNLMPSSPC; this is translated from the exons ATGGCTCTGATGCTTGATAATTGCGAGGGGATCATGCTGTCTCTGGACTCTCACAAGTCTGTGCCAGCTCCGTTCCTCACCAAAACCTACCAGTTGGTCGACGATCCCTCCACCGATCATATAGTCTCTTGGGGAGAAGACGATACCACCTTTGTGGTATGGCGTCCTCCTGAATTCGCTCGTGATCTCCTCCCCAACTACTTCAAACACAACAACTTCTCTAGCTTCGTTCGTCAGCTCAACACCTAT GGGTTCAGGAAGATCGTCCCTGACCGATGGGAGTTCGCGAATGAATTCTTCAAGAAAGGAGAGAAGCATTTATTGTGTGAGATCCATCGGCGAAAAACTTCACATCAACCCCATATACCCATTAACCACCACCACAACCTCCATCACCAGCATTCACAGATAAgttgtggtggtggaggtgtgCCAACTTTCTTTCCATTCTCTAGCCGAGTTAGCATCTCCCCTTCCGACTCAGATGAGCAAGCCAATTGGTGTGACTCGTCGCCACTCTCGTCTCCTAGCGGAGGAGGAGGGGGAACAGCACCgcctggtggtggtggtgggtttACAGGTGGAGGAGGTGTTTgcaccagcagcagcagctcAGTGACGGCGTTGTCTGAGGATAATGAGAGACTCCGGCAGAGCAACTCGATGCTGTTGTCGGAGCTAGCTCATATGAGGAAGCTCTACAATGATATCATTTACTTTGTGCAGAACCATGTGAGGCCTGTTGCTCCTAGTAACTCTTATCCTTCTTCTCATCATCTTCTCCTCTCCAACAATAATAAcccaccttcttcttcatctatcacAACTCAACCTTGTGTTACTAGTAATAATAATACTCCCATGATGGTGCACCAAAAGCCTCTTCACCAGCTCCTTGGGTTATATCATCATCACTCTACAACCCCACCTAAACAGGCTCAACAACAAGTGAAAGGTTCCTGCTTCAACTCCTCCTCCAGTAATAGTAGTACTACTGCATTGAGTGACTCTCATCAAGAAcccaacaacaataataatagtaCTAGTCGATTGATGAAGCTGTTTGGAGTGCCTCTTCACTCTAAGAAGAGATTACACCCAGAACCCATGACTGTGGAGACCAACAAAGCTCGTTTAGTGTTGTCCAAGGGTGAGTTAGGGTTGAATCTCATGCCTTCCTCTCCTTGCTAG